Proteins encoded by one window of Synechococcus sp. MVIR-18-1:
- a CDS encoding NAD(P)-binding protein — MTLLADSPHSDFDLAVIGAGLAGTGLAASLRQAGFDGTILLLEAGRGPGGRAASRRRRDDLLWRLDHGAPCFSFSQPPKGRLAELWNPLLEKGIVQPDRGIVVGLNETGCLVDPPDHPLLQGPRFRGVPTMASVPEALLQAAGSKTHGVFGERISGLSRENGWWCFSGQHRARSLVVTGNLLAHPRSLAMLGWRDVPLRSAVPLNVDPFLDAALEQIAEMRASVRWNLMLEFPRCADHLPRQIWLTSEAQETFGIERIVLHRQQDQKLGLVVHGLDDGSPITPDSQPGLLVSQELRQRKALTELLLPWPELAQALPLARSLGVMRWGASQPLDYPLPTSLQWCGPSAVGFCGDWIAGPGFGMAEGALQSAVDLAAQLTE, encoded by the coding sequence ATGACCCTATTAGCTGACTCTCCGCATTCAGATTTTGATCTTGCTGTGATCGGAGCTGGTCTGGCCGGCACTGGTCTTGCTGCTTCGCTTCGTCAAGCCGGTTTTGACGGCACCATTTTGCTCTTAGAAGCTGGTCGAGGTCCTGGTGGTCGAGCCGCGTCGCGGCGCCGACGCGACGATTTGCTCTGGCGGCTCGACCATGGTGCGCCTTGTTTCAGCTTCAGCCAACCACCGAAGGGTCGTCTCGCTGAATTGTGGAATCCTCTTCTGGAGAAGGGGATTGTCCAGCCTGATCGAGGAATTGTTGTTGGGTTAAATGAGACGGGTTGCCTCGTTGACCCACCGGATCACCCACTGCTGCAGGGCCCTCGTTTTCGTGGTGTGCCAACCATGGCATCGGTGCCAGAAGCTTTGCTGCAGGCTGCAGGCTCAAAAACGCACGGGGTGTTTGGAGAACGAATCAGTGGCTTGAGTAGGGAAAATGGATGGTGGTGCTTCTCCGGTCAGCACCGTGCGCGTTCTTTAGTGGTCACTGGAAATCTTTTGGCGCATCCCCGCTCCCTGGCGATGTTGGGGTGGCGCGATGTGCCTTTGCGTTCGGCAGTTCCGTTGAATGTGGATCCCTTCCTGGACGCTGCACTCGAGCAAATTGCTGAGATGCGTGCATCGGTGCGCTGGAATTTGATGCTCGAATTCCCTCGATGTGCCGACCATCTCCCTAGGCAAATTTGGTTGACGTCTGAAGCTCAAGAAACATTTGGCATTGAACGAATCGTTCTTCATCGTCAGCAGGATCAAAAGCTGGGCTTAGTGGTCCATGGATTAGATGACGGGTCCCCGATCACGCCAGACAGCCAGCCTGGTTTGTTGGTGTCGCAGGAATTACGTCAACGAAAGGCTCTCACTGAGCTGTTGCTGCCTTGGCCAGAGTTGGCTCAGGCACTTCCTCTGGCGCGTTCTTTAGGGGTCATGCGTTGGGGAGCATCTCAGCCCCTGGATTACCCGCTCCCAACGTCCCTTCAATGGTGCGGGCCCAGTGCTGTTGGCTTTTGTGGGGACTGGATTGCCGGCCCTGGTTTTGGCATGGCTGAAGGGGCTCTCCAAAGTGCGGTTGATCTCGCTGCCCAACTGACCGAATAA
- a CDS encoding bestrophin family ion channel: MLLLLWRMRYDLLLLAVVGTLILSDTVPTNWQQSGSVVSIMGITVSIFIGFRNTQAIGRWWEARQLWGAIVNHSRNWTDILTSLLPEDHLASADGRNLVRYQVAMVWQLNFQLRNFYHQDLRRFQDYLLENLEMKPTTTLRQLGQARAIAVRKLYENKSINARGREQLMNIANATVDAIGGLERIRNTPLPASYDVFVRMLSWIFGFQLLLNFKTDGTSVVGSITGIVLFLGFLMAERIGAYVEGPFDGDGSTFALPLNAICLTISRDLLGNETDSCLHHFSKDPVRWT; the protein is encoded by the coding sequence TTGTTGCTGTTGCTGTGGCGTATGCGCTACGACCTCTTGCTGTTGGCGGTGGTTGGCACTCTGATCTTGAGTGACACAGTGCCCACCAATTGGCAACAAAGCGGCAGCGTGGTCTCAATTATGGGAATTACGGTATCGATCTTTATAGGTTTTAGAAATACTCAGGCGATTGGCCGTTGGTGGGAAGCACGGCAATTATGGGGAGCAATCGTTAACCACAGCCGCAATTGGACAGACATTTTAACAAGTCTGCTTCCAGAAGATCACTTAGCGAGTGCAGATGGACGCAACCTAGTGCGTTATCAAGTTGCAATGGTTTGGCAGCTCAATTTTCAGTTAAGAAATTTTTACCATCAAGATCTAAGGCGCTTCCAAGACTACCTCTTGGAGAATCTAGAGATGAAACCAACAACAACACTAAGACAATTAGGGCAGGCTAGAGCCATTGCAGTTCGCAAACTATATGAAAACAAAAGCATCAATGCTCGTGGCAGAGAACAATTAATGAACATTGCCAATGCCACCGTTGACGCAATCGGTGGCCTTGAGAGAATTAGAAATACGCCATTGCCTGCAAGTTACGACGTTTTTGTTCGCATGTTGAGCTGGATCTTCGGGTTTCAGCTCCTGTTGAACTTCAAAACAGATGGGACATCTGTAGTCGGCAGCATCACCGGGATCGTGTTGTTCCTTGGCTTTTTAATGGCCGAACGCATTGGTGCCTACGTTGAAGGTCCATTCGATGGAGATGGAAGCACATTTGCATTGCCTCTCAATGCAATCTGTCTCACGATTAGCCGCGACTTACTAGGGAATGAAACCGATTCATGCCTCCATCATTTCTCCAAAGACCCTGTTCGATGGACGTAA